The genomic window GGGCCCAGATTCGGATTGTGTCGGTGATGCCCGGATTTACCATGCCCATTGTGGCGTCCTTTGTCACTGAAGAGATCAAAAAGCAAGCCCAGGCCCATTTTCAGAAAGCACTGGATGACTTTGTGGCGGCAAACTGCAAAGGGGCCAATGTCTCCTACAAAGTGCTGGTGGGAAAACATTATGAAGAAATTCTGAAAATGGCGGACAAATGGGGGTCGGATCTCATCGTGGTATATCATAACCGGAACAGAACCGTGAATGAGGCATTTTCCAGCACCTGTGCCCAAAGGGTCGTCAAAGAGGCCAATTGTTCGGTGCTGCGGTTGAGAAATCTGCTCAAATGACCTGCCAGATCCTGAAATGACCCGCACGGTCCCGGTGTCCTGTCCCATGGACTGTTTTGACCTGTGCCGGTTTCTGGTCACAGTTTCAGACAACCGGATCATGGATATCAAGGGCGATTCTGCCCATCCGTTGACCCGGGGCATCATCTGTTCCAAGGGCCGGGACCTGATACAGCGGCATTCCCACCCGGAGCGGTTGCTGCATCCCATGGTTCGGAAAAAATCAGGATTTGTACGTACAACTTATGCCGAAGTCCTGGACCGTGTGGCCGACACTCTGGCAGGTATCCATGATCGATGGGGACCTGCCGGGGTGCTCAACTATGTCAGTGACGGATATGGGGGAGCGAAAAGCCGGGTCCAGTCCATTTTTTTCAATTGCCTGGGCGGAGATACCCGGTTTACCGGCAGCCTGTGCTGGGGTGCGGGTATGGCGGCCCAGACCTTTGATTTCGGAGATGTCCGGGGCCATTTGCCTGAAGATATTCTTAATTCCGATCTGGTTATTGTCTGGGGACGAAATCCCAAAGCCACCAGCCTGCACTTTTATTCCCTGCTCAAACAGGCTGAAAAAAATAATACCCGCATTGTTGTCATTGATCCCATTCATTCAGATACGGCAAAATCCATCGGCACCCATGTGGCGGTGAAGCCAGGCACGGATGCGGCTCTGGCATTGTCCATGGCCCATGTCACTGTCACGGAAAACCGGTATGACCGATCATTTGCGCAGGACCATATCCTGGGGTTTGACCGGTTTTGTCAGTATCTGGACCGGTTTGATCCGGAAACCGCATCCCGCATTACAGGGGTATCGCCGGATACCATCCGGAAACTGGCCAGAGAATATGCCGGAGCCAAAGCCCCGGGCATCTGGATGGGATATGGCATGCAGCGGTATGCCAACGGCGGGAACACCGTGCGAAGCATCGATGCCCTGGCTGCGGTGTGCGGCCATGTGGGAAAGCCCGGCACCGGTGCCAATTACGCGGCAAGATCCCTGGCTCCGCTGCTGAACCGGCCGGAAAAAAACAGCAAAGCCCATGTCACGGCTTCCCGGACCTTTCCGGCCCCCATGCTGGGACATTTTTTGCAGA from Desulfotignum phosphitoxidans DSM 13687 includes these protein-coding regions:
- a CDS encoding universal stress protein; protein product: MFNKILVPVDIDYPKASKAVYDNAAELASLSGAQIRIVSVMPGFTMPIVASFVTEEIKKQAQAHFQKALDDFVAANCKGANVSYKVLVGKHYEEILKMADKWGSDLIVVYHNRNRTVNEAFSSTCAQRVVKEANCSVLRLRNLLK
- a CDS encoding molybdopterin-containing oxidoreductase family protein; this translates as MTRTVPVSCPMDCFDLCRFLVTVSDNRIMDIKGDSAHPLTRGIICSKGRDLIQRHSHPERLLHPMVRKKSGFVRTTYAEVLDRVADTLAGIHDRWGPAGVLNYVSDGYGGAKSRVQSIFFNCLGGDTRFTGSLCWGAGMAAQTFDFGDVRGHLPEDILNSDLVIVWGRNPKATSLHFYSLLKQAEKNNTRIVVIDPIHSDTAKSIGTHVAVKPGTDAALALSMAHVTVTENRYDRSFAQDHILGFDRFCQYLDRFDPETASRITGVSPDTIRKLAREYAGAKAPGIWMGYGMQRYANGGNTVRSIDALAAVCGHVGKPGTGANYAARSLAPLLNRPEKNSKAHVTASRTFPAPMLGHFLQTVDNPPIAAAFVAGGNPLNQSPDLNAVVRGFQRIAFKVVFDHFMTDTARHADLVLPAATVFEQDDLFATSMYSHVLNYSKKAVDTPDTLMPETDFFLALAKHMGIDTLGFASSREYLDQCAAPLLESLGKDSDMDLDALAGEYLRIPGHDIPWADKRFATPSQKIEIFSQAAELAGQSPLPCFIPPSQGETRFPLRLLTCKTKRSMHSQAFVFEDREPAVSVNRKTAQKLGIFGLERVCIATRQGEVTARLILDEAVCDSTAFMHQGWWHKSGAVNFLTHAGLSDMGEQAAFYDTFCTLSSI